The sequence below is a genomic window from Deltaproteobacteria bacterium.
AAACCAGACCAGCAGGTTGCTGAGCATCACCACCAGGGCCTGCACGTGCAGGCCCGCTTCCGTGTCCGGCTGGCCCTGGAACAGCGTGCCGCCCTCGATGTAGAGCAGGTGCGCCACCGGGATGCCGAAGTTGCCGGCGTTGAACACGATGCTGCCGAGGATGACGGCGGCGACGGTCTTGTTGGGCGCGCGTACGGCGCGGCCGCTGGCGAACAGCAGCGACCCCAGGACGCCCAGGACGATCAGGAAGACCAGGGCGATGAGACCGATCTCCCTCCAGGGGATGTCGCTGTCGTAGATCTTGATTAGCAGGAACGACGGCACCAGCAGGTACATGCTGACGCGCGCGAGGGTCTCCAGGCTCAGCGGCTGGTAGCGCTGGAGCAGCGTGCCGAAGCCCACCATGAGCAGCAGCGGCAGCAGGATGTTGTAGAGGATCTGGCCGGTGTGGTGCAGCATCAGTCGGAAAACGGCGCGACCGGCCTGCGCGGGAGGAGAAACGGCGGCGCCTCGGGGATTCCGAGGAAACGGACCCCCCGAGGCGCCGGATAGGGACTACGCGACTAAAGGACTACCCCGCGGACTCCGCGAAGAACTTGCCGGGCATCTCGATGGGCGGCAGGGTCTTGTTCTCCTCCGAGTCGGAAGGGATTTCCTTGCCGTCGGGGCCGAGGCGCGCGTCGTCGCCCCGCGGCGGCTTGGCGTCGATGCCGCAGCCGATGCGCAGCACCACGAGGTTGCCGTCGCCGGTGTTGAGGTAGCGGTAGTAGGCGCCCTTGGGGATCATGATCCCCTGGTACTTGTCGATCTTCAGCTCGTTGCCCTTCTCGTCGAACACGGACATCTGGCCTTCCAGCACCACGAAGGAATGGTCCTCGTCCAGGTGGCAGTGGACCGCGTTCTCGCCGCCCTCGGAGTTGATCTTGGTGTGGATCCACATGTTGTCGGTCTTGGCCACGAGCTGGGTGACCCGGCCCTGCTGCATGTAGGGGGTCTTGAGCGAGTACCTGTAAGCCTTGGGGTGTTCCAGGACCTCTTGTTTCTCGGCGACTGCTTCCATGATGAACTCCTTTCCGAACTTTCCTGTTCTTTCCGAGATGGCGCCCTCTGACTTCGCGCCGCTCACGCGGCGCTACGCTCAGGCGAACGGCGCCATCTTAGTCGATCAAAATCCTCTCAGGCGTTGATACCCTCCAGCTTCAGGTCGTAGAGCCGCAGCACGTTCTCGCGCACCACCTTGCGGAAGATATCCTTCGGCAGATGGCCCAGCTCGTCGGCGATGACCTGGCGGGAATGCGGCCAGGTGGACGCCGCGTGGGGGTAGTCGCTGGACCACATGCAGGTCTCGCTGCCCCACCAGTCCAGCAGACGGCCCCCCGTGGGGTCGCTGAAGAAGGTGGCGTAGAACTGCTCGTTGCAGTACTCGCTGGGGAGCTTCTTCATGTGCGGCAGCGGCGCCCTGCTGGCGTGGCGCTTGAAGTACTTGTCCCACTCGTGGAGGTAGAACGGGATCCACGAGATCTCGTTCTCCACGTAGACGAACTTGAGGTCGGGGTAGTTGGACATGGGGCCGCCGAACACGAGGTCGAACAGCGTGTTGGCGGCGTCCGCCAGCTTCTGGTTGACGGTCATGCGGTAGATGTCCAGGCCGTGGCGCTCATAGCGGCTGTAGTTGAAGCCCGTCAGGATGTGGAGGTTGACGGGCATCTGCAGGTCCTGTGCCGCCTCCCAGAACGGGTTGTAGTGGTCGCTGGTGAAGGGAAGGTGCTCCGGCGGCACCTGCCAGATCAGGACGCCCACCAGCCCGGCCTTCTTGCAGCGCTCCATTTCCTTGATGGCGTTGTCGACGTTGTAGAGCGAGACCGACGGCACGCCCACGAGCTTGTCGGGGTGTACCTTGCAGTAGTCGATGAGCCAGTCGTTGGCGAGCTCGAAGCAGGCCTCCTGAAGCTCCGCGTCCTCCAGGGCGAAGAGACGCAGCCCCAGGGTCGGGTACAACACTTCGGCCGACACCCTGTCCACCGCCATCTCGTCCACCCGCGCGCCCGGGTCGTAGCCGCCGGGCTTCTCGCCGATGGCGTTCCGGGGCGGAAACTCGGGATAGCGGCCCTTGAAGCTCGCCGGCAGGTTGTTCACCCAGAGGTCCGTGGGCTCCATGATGTGGGAGTCCGCGGAT
It includes:
- a CDS encoding cupin domain-containing protein, yielding MEAVAEKQEVLEHPKAYRYSLKTPYMQQGRVTQLVAKTDNMWIHTKINSEGGENAVHCHLDEDHSFVVLEGQMSVFDEKGNELKIDKYQGIMIPKGAYYRYLNTGDGNLVVLRIGCGIDAKPPRGDDARLGPDGKEIPSDSEENKTLPPIEMPGKFFAESAG
- a CDS encoding amidohydrolase family protein; translated protein: MSVSMPTATSTEQELAEEIIVSADSHIMEPTDLWVNNLPASFKGRYPEFPPRNAIGEKPGGYDPGARVDEMAVDRVSAEVLYPTLGLRLFALEDAELQEACFELANDWLIDYCKVHPDKLVGVPSVSLYNVDNAIKEMERCKKAGLVGVLIWQVPPEHLPFTSDHYNPFWEAAQDLQMPVNLHILTGFNYSRYERHGLDIYRMTVNQKLADAANTLFDLVFGGPMSNYPDLKFVYVENEISWIPFYLHEWDKYFKRHASRAPLPHMKKLPSEYCNEQFYATFFSDPTGGRLLDWWGSETCMWSSDYPHAASTWPHSRQVIADELGHLPKDIFRKVVRENVLRLYDLKLEGINA